In the genome of Planctomyces sp. SH-PL62, the window GGCCCGCCAGCCAGGCGGCCGGCGGCACGGTGAAGACCGGAGTCCCCTCGAAATCAGCCCGCGTGGCGGCCAGCCCTCCGGCGGGCCGCAGCCGCAGGTGGGCCACGACGACGTCGACCCCTCGCGGCTTGAGGGCCCTGAGGATCTTGATCGGCAGCATCGCCGTGCCGTCGTATTCGCCCGGGATTGGGAACGAGGTCACCATCAGAACGCGCATCGAAGCAGCTCCTCCTTGACCCGGTCTTCCTGTCCCGGGGGCCTCAAGGATAAGGGCTGGCGATGCGGGCGCGAACCCGGTAGTCCCGCGACGACCGGCTCAGGTGGCGTCGCCCGGCGGGGAGACCAGCCGGGTGGGCTCGCGGCGGTGGCGTTTATCCTGGCAGAGGACGCCCCCGGTGCGGCGGTCGAGGGCCTCGATCGCCGCGTCCAGCACGCCCCGGGCGGTGTCCAGGTGGCGGGGGCGGAGCGCGTAGGGATCGCGCGGGAGGCCCGTGCGGGGGAACGTCAAGGATTCGGCCCGGACGGCCCGGCGAAGGGGCTCGGGGACCTGATGGGGCTGCATCGGCTCATAGTCGCCGTCGCGCCGGGAGGACCGATAGTAGGCGCGTCGGGTCGACGGGGGGCCGGGGTAGACCCATGAGGTTTCGAGCATCAGCAGCTCGGCGAACTGCGGCCAGGGGGGAGCCTCGGGGTTGAACGACGACGTGGGGACGCCGGGCTCGGCCACGATCGCGGGGAGGAGCCGCCAGGCCTCGGCCAGGGGGAGGGGGCGGCTCGGGTCGGCGAGCAGGCCGCGAAGCTCGGGACGGCCCAGCTCGACCGCCGCCTGCCGGACCAGGGCCTCGGCCGACGCGATGTACAGCATCAAGGCCGCGCGGGCCAGCCGGGACGCCTCGGCCTCGGAGTAAGCCAGGCGGCTCTGGGTGTGGAAGTGGAGCGCGTCCTGGTAGAGGCAGTGGAACGGGCTGAACACCGTTTCCACGACCCAGCCGGGATCGTCCCCCTCGGCGCCGCCGCGCGACGCCAGGGTGACGCCGGCGTCCGGCGTCCGATGGTCCAAGGGACGCCCTCCGGGCCGTGACGATCCGTTGGTGGGCGAGCCGGGCTGGGCGAGGTCGTCCGACATGGGCCTCTCGATGCGACGGTCTTGATGGGCGTGGACAAGGCTACCGCGAGGCTCGACTTCCGTTCCTCATTCTACCACACCCGCCCCCCCCGGCGGGGTCGAAGCGGGGGGCGGCTCGGAATTCCCGTCGGCGGGCGGCGAGGCCGCTTCGGGCTGGGGGGCTTCGCCTTCGGCCTTGGGAGCTTCGGCCGCTTCGGGCTTGGGAGCTTCGGCGGCCTCGGGCTGGTGGGCTTCGCCTTCGGCCTTGGGAGCCTCGGGCTTGGGGGCCGGGGCGTTGATGCGGGCGAAGGCCTGGGGCGCCGGCGGGAGCGGGTCGGGGGCGTCCTGGGTCGGGTCTTCCAGGACGAGGGAGCGGGCCCGGAGGAGGTTGCCGTGGTACTGCATCGTGGGATCCATCGCGGTGTAGTGCGCGATGGCGCGTCGGGAATCGCCCTGGGATTCGTAGATGCGTCCGAGGTTGGCGTGGGCGCCCCAGCGGAACATGTAGTAGGGCGGGTCGTTCGAGGTCGGTTCGGGGAGCATCTCCAGGACCTTGCGGAACATCAGCTCGGCCTGGTCGAGGCTCTTCCGCTCCAGGTGGGCGAGGGCCAGGTAGTAGCTCGCGTAGACGTCCAGGCCCTCCTGGATCGCGCCCGGGATGACCTGGTTCTTGTTGGTGACGAAGGTCGCGTTCTCGGAGAACCGGAACGAGACGTAGTCGGAGACGGCCTCGGCGAGTTCACCGCGGAGGTGCTTGATGCGGGCGTAGAGCAGGGGCATCTCGCCCCGGAAGAACAGGAGCGACTGTTGGGTCGCGGCGACGAAGTTGGGGTCGGTGAAGAGCCGGGTCTCGACCTCCAGGGGGAGCGTCCAGAGGGCGACGGCGCCCAGGCGGTCCCCCAGGACCTCGGCGAAATGGGCCTCGACGGCGGCCGGGTCGTGGTGGAGGATCGTCCGGTTCGAGCCCGCGAGCTCGTTCTGGAGCAGCTTCATCTTGGGCGTGTAGTAGCCCTGGCTGGAGTCGATCAGGACGCCGATCCGGGTCGGGCTGGCGAGGAGGGTGGCCCGGCTGGTCTCGTACGGGGAGAGGCCGGGGAGGTTCATGGCCTCGAGGATCGAGGGATCGGCCAGGGCCTGCCGCAGGGTGGCGACCCCCTCGCCGCCGGGGCCGGGGACGGGGAGCCCGACGCGGGCGTCGAACAGATAGGCCTCGCCGTCGATCAGGGCGGCGCAGATCCAGACGATCGGCTGGCGTTCGCCGCGGGGCGGTCCGAAGGGGGAGAGGAAGTCGCCCGTCTTGGGGATCGGGGATTCGACGGTGTTCCCCTTGGAGTAGGTCAGGAGGCCCACGTCCACGCCGAGCTGGCGGCAGAGCGCCATGAACATCCAGGCGCGCTCGGCCCAGAAGCCCTGGGATTCGGTCCCCATCCCGCGCAGGAGGAGGTCGTACGGCCGTGCGTAGACCTGGGGGAGCTGGGGCGTCCCCATGCTGCCGGCGGGGACGAGCTGGACCTGTTCGACGGTCCAGTCGAAGACGCGGCGGACCCGCGCCAGGTCGTCGCCCGTACCGCCGACTCGACTGGCGATGTCGTGGTACATCATGCAGTCTTCGATGTGCCGGGCGTCGCGGCTCTCCGACCACTGGTGGGCTTGCAGATCCTCCATCATCTTGGAGGGGAGCTGGCGCGAGAGGAAGCGGAGGACGTCGGTCTTGACCAGGTATTCGACCGGGGGTGTCCCCTCGAAGAACTGGTTGAGCTTCTGGGTGGCCAGCCGGAAGTTGTCGCCGCCGGGCTTCAGGGCGGCACTCTTGATGAGCTGGATCGAGCTTTCCAGGATCGCCGCCCGCTCCACGGAGTCGCGGCGGCTGGACGCGCCCGCCTTCGCCGTGGACTTGGTGGCGGTGGCCCCCGGCCGGAACGTGCCGGCGGCGGTCGTGGTGCGGTTCGGCGGCGTGTAATTGCAGCCCGAGAGGACGGCCGCGGACGTGAACCCGAGCAGGACGGCCCGGACGGCGCCTGCGCAACGATTGGACCCCATCAAAGTCGGTCGCTCCTGGTGAGATGCTCGGGCCGCGTCCCGGGGGGATCGATGTCGGAATTCGTCTTCGGGTCCGGACGCGGGCGGGATGCGGTCGGTCGCCGACGGGACGTCTCGGTTCGCCCCCCCGCGCCGACCCGGCGCGGGCCGAAGGTCGGCGTGGCGGAGGCGAGGTCGGCCCTCGGTCCAACGTCTTGTCTTATTGTGTCGATGGGTGGCGAGGCTCGCGAGACCTTTCCGGGAATCCCCCCCGGGAAATTACGTCGGCGGGGGCGTCCCGGTTCGGCCGGGTCGGCGGGAATCGCGCGACGGCTCAGCCGGCGATCGCCTCTCGGACCCGCAGGAGGACCCGGAGGAGGTCCGGAAGCTCGTCGAGCCGCAGGGAGTTAGGGCCGTCGGAGAGGGCCTTGTCGGGGTCGGGGTGGACTTCCAGGAAGAGGGCGTCGCAGCCGGCGGCGACGGCCGCCTTCGCCAGCGTGGGGATCATCTCGCGCTGGCCGGCGGTCGTCTTGCCCCCTTCGCCGCCGCCGGGGAGCTGGACGGAGTGGGTGGCGTCGAAGACGACCGGCGCGCCGGTCTCCTGCATCTGGGGGATGGCCCGCATGTCGTTGACGAGCCGGCCGTAGCCGAAGGTCGTCCCGCGCTCGGTGAGCAGGGTCCCGGCCGCGCCGAAGTCCTGGAGCTTGGCCACGACGTTCTTCATGTCCCAGGGGGCCATGAACTGCCCCTTCTTGACGTTGACCGCCCGGCCGGTCGCCGCGACGGCTTCCAGCAGGTCGGTCTGGCGGGCCAGGAAGGCCGGGACCTGGAGCAGGTCGACGACCTCGGCGATCGGCGCGGCCTGGATCGTCTCGTGGACGTCGGTCGTCACGGCCAACCCGGTCTCGGCCTTGACCTTGCGGAAGACGTCCAGGCCCGCTTGCAGGCCAGGGCCCCGGTAGCTGGAGCCCGAGGTGCGGTTGGCCTTGTCGAACGACGCCTTGAAGATCAGGGGGACGCCCAGCTCACCGCAGATTTCCACGAGCCGCCCGGCGATCCGGAGCGTGAGATCGCCTGGCTCCATCACGCAGGGGCCGGCGATCAAGGCGAGAGGCTGTCCATTCCCGATCTGCACCGGGCCGACCGTCACCGGATTGGGGACGACGTTCACCGTGTTCGACTCCTGAGATTGCGAAAGCTGTCCGAAACCCCGACCTTGGGGGCCGTCGCCCGCCCGGATCTTAGCGGAACAGCCGACCCCCGGCGAGGGCGGTCCGACGGGCCGTGGGGGACCAGGCCGGGTCGACGAGGACCTGGAGGGCTTTCGGCAGGATCTCGATGGTCCAGAGATCGCGGACGGGGCCGTCGGCCTCCGACGTCGCGAGAGACGCCGGTGCGAGCTGGCCGGCGGGGTCGCCGTCGATCTGGACGGGGACGGTCCCCGGCGACGAGAGCGACACCTTCCGCACCCGGCGATGGTGGACGCCGGAGAGCTTCAGGTGCGTCCCCAGGACGACCCGCCAGAGGTAATAGAGCGCCTGGAACGGGCCGGGGTCGCGGAAGACGACGAGGTCGAGCAGGCCGTCGTCCTGGCAGGCGGAGGGGGCGAACGGGAGGTTCAGGGCGTACCGGGGGATGTTGAAGACGAAGACCGTGGTGCCGATCAGGGTCTCCTCCGCGCCGGGGTCCTCGATGTGGACGGCGATCCGGGGGAAGTCGTAACTGAAGCTGGCGCGGAGGATCGGCTCGACGTAGGCGACGCGATGGGTCGTCCGGACCACGCCGGCGGCCGTCCTGGTCTGGTGGTGGCGGGTGACGACGTCGCCGTCGAAGCCGAAGCCGGCCATCAGCAGGAAGCGACGGCCGTCGGCGAGGCCGACGTCGACCGGCACGACCTTGCCCGTCGCGATCGTGCGGGCCACCCAGTCGGCGTCGGGACGGAGCTGGAAGTGCTGGGCCGCGAGGTTCTCGGTCCCGGTGCGGAGGACGGTGATCGGGGTGCGGGGCTTCTCGTTGATCAGGGCCGAGACCGTGCCGTCGCCGCCGACGGCGACCAGGCAGCGGCAGGTCGGGTCGGCGTCGGCCCTGGCGACCAGGGCCGCGCGCTCGGCCGGAGTCCAGGCGGCCTCGGCGTCCAGGTCACGCCCTCGGAGCGCGGCCACGAGCCGTTCCGCCTGGCGGCGGCTGGCCCCCGCGCCCGATCCGGGGTTCGCGACGACGCCCACCCAGCCGCCGGAGGGCCTCCGGCCTGGTGACGATCCATGATCCAGGGGCGCGTCGTCGGGGGTCGTCATGAAGGCCAGCCCAGGGGGCCGAACGGCTCGATTTCGCTCGGCTCGGCTCAGCGGGTGGAGCCGGCCATCTTGGAGACGTTCTCGTCGAACGCCTTCTTGAACTCGTCGCGGAGGGTGGCCAACCGTTCGGTCAGCTCGGCGTCCCTGTCCCGGAGATCCTGCACGTCGGCGCGGGCGGCGGCCAGGAGCTTGGTCTCCGCTTCCTTCTCCTGCTTGCGGATTTCCAGGTCGTGCTGGGCGTGCTCTACGGTGTTCTGCACCGTTTCAAGCTGGTGCTGCATGTTGTTCAGCACCCCCTTGAGCTGCGAGCCGGCGGCTTCCACGCCGGTGACGCGGGCGCGGATGACGGCGACCTGGGTGTTCATGTTGGCCTGGAACTGGGACGTGTCGTCCTTGATCTTCACCAGGTCGACCTGCGCCTGGTGGAGCCCTTCCTCGGCCTTCGCGAGGTCGGCCTGGAGCTTGGCCAGGGCCGCGTTGCCGTTGCGATTCAACTGCGCGACGCCCGCTCCCAGGAAAATCCAGACCCCGGCGGCCAAGAGGATCAATACGACGAGCACCTTGCCCGCGGTCGACATCGGACGTCTCCTGCCACTAGGCCCTTATGGGAAAACCGCCGACGAAGCCCCGGCGGTGGACCGCCCAAGGCGCACGCGGGGATGGGAAGTCGATGGCACTCTTCAATATACCCCCCGATCCCCGCCCCCGCCAATCGCCGGCGAACTTTCTCCCCCGAAACCTCCGCGCGACCCGCCCGGTCGACCGCCCGGTCAAGTCAATAGGAGTCGCTGCTGATCACCTCGCCGCCCCGGAGGGAGCCCAGGGCTCGCCAGGCGTCGCCGTTGATGGAGTCCTTGATGAACCGGACCGAGCCGTCGGCCAGCAGGACGTTGACCCCGCCGGGGTGGTAGCTCCGCGACGTGACCGCCGCGAACGTGGGGCCCCCCTGGCTCTCGCGACTGCCGATGAGGTCGAGCGCCTGGCTCTGGTCGCCTCCCGTGCGGACGATCCGCCGGTTGGGCGTCCAGGCGGTTGTGAAGCCCGACTCGTGGACCGCCCCGTCGACCCATTCCGTGTGCCCGGTCGTCGCCAGGGTGCAGCCCGCGTTGTATTCCGGGGCGACCGTGTACGGGTCGGCGGCGGGGGAGGGCTGCGCGTTCGGATTGTTGACGTTGGCCAGGCCGCCGCAGTTCCCCAGGTTCGGCTGGTATGTCTTCACCTCGGCCGCGACCACGGTGTTGCTCAGGCCGTCGGAGAACGCGGCGAGGGTGCGGCTCTGGTTGACCTGGAACGGGGCCCCGTTGGCGGCTCCCGCGAACCCGCCCCAGACGTACCAGTCGCCCATGTTCCAGCCGTAGTTGTTCACGCCGTATCGGGCGAGCGTCGTGGCCCGGGGCTGGGTGTTCACCTCGCTCGGGCAGAGGAACGCCGCGATCACCATCGCCCCGATCGTCGTGTTCTCCGGGACGCTGTAACGAAGCGTGAAATTGATCGAGTTGAACGCCGACCCCTGCTCCAGGAACGGCAGGAGCCGACCGTGGACGCTCCAGCCGTTGCTCCAGGTGATCGTCGTCCCGCTCCCCTTCATGCACATCGACGGGGGCAAGGCCCCGGCCACCCCCTCGTAATTATGAAGCCCCAGCCCGAGCTGCTTCAGGTTGTTCGTGCACTGGATGCGCCTGGCCGCCTCGCGCGCCGCCTGCACGGCCGGGAGCAGCAGGGCGATCAGGACCGCGATGATCGCGATCACCACCAGGAGTTCGATCAGCGTGAAGCCGCGTGTCTTCGAACGGGACATGGGGGGGATGAGCCTCTCGATTGAGGGCGGCGTCGGGAGCCGCGACTCTCGGCGTCGATGTTGATTTAAATTGAGATCCAGTCTCAACTGGCGGCGTTTCAGTATGGAGACGCGTTGTCATCCATGTCAACGTCGGATCCGAGAAATCCCGATGGGTCGCGGCGATCCGCGTCATCGTCAGGGCGGGTTGGGAGCGCGGCCCGCTGGGAACGAGAACGCCCCGGTCGGGGGGCCGGGGCGGGCGGAACGGTTCCGAGGTTCGGCGGATAGGGAGGGGAGTCGGGAGATCAATCGGCGCTGAGGGTCGTCGAGGGCAGGCGTGAGGTGGCGGCCTTGGGGATGGCCCGGCGTCCCTTCTGCTTGGAGGCGTTCTTGAGGCCGGCGGCGACCTCTTCCTCGGGGGCGGGGGCGATGGACGCGCCTCCCCCCTGGTCGCAGCCGATCAGGCCGGACAGGGTCAGGAGCACGATCGCGGCGTTTCGGAGACGGGACATGGATCCTCCCGAGGGGGTCGGTCGAGGGTGCGGCGGATGGAGGGGCCCGGCGTCGTCCCCGAGGGTCAGTAGCCGTCGGCCGAGATCACCTCGCCGCGATTTCGGGTGCCGAGGCCGTTCAGGACGGCGAGGTTGGTCGATTCCTTCAGGAACCGCACCGAGCCGTCGCCGAACAGGGCGTTCGCCCCGCCGGAGTGCTGGCTGTGGAATCCGAACTGGCCGTAGGTCTGCACCTGGGGGATCTTGTACCAGTTCGCGAGGTCGTCGCTGCTGGCCGGGTTGTAGTAGCTGGAGCCGAGGAGCGGGAACTGCTGCGCGGGGGCGTTGATCTTGGTGGCGGTGGTCGCCCAGCCGACGGGCCGGGTGTCGTTCATCCAGGCGGGCTGGTAGAGGATCCCCGCGAAGGGGTAGGCCGGGATGTAATTCGGGGTCCCGGAAGGCGTGGCTTCGGGCTCGCCCCGGAATCGGGAGGACTCACCGATGAAGATCGTCCCGCTGAGGCCGTCGGTGACGCTGTTGACGCCGAAGCAGTAGCCCGCGCCGAACATGCCGTCGGGCTCGACCAGGCCGCACATGGCCGGGGAGTTCAGCGAGTAGTTCTGGGAGTCCGCCAGCCCCGCGCAGAAGGCGTAACTGAGCTGAGGATTGGGGATGTTGCCGGTGGAGACGTCCAGCGGGGTGTTCGGCAGGTCCGACGGGCAGAGGTAGGTGGCGATCCGGGTGTTGTATCCCGTCGTGTTGAACACCGAGCGATATCCCGACGCGCTCAGGAAGTTCAGGGCGTTGTACGGGGCCGACTGCTCGATGAACGGGAGGATCATCACGAACACGTTATAGTAGGGCTGATAGACGCGGGCGCAGTTGTTCGTGTCCTTGAAGATCGTCCCGATCGGGTACTTCCCGATCGCGCTTTCGTAGTTGGCCAGTCCCAGCCCGATCTGTTTCAGGTTGTTGACGCACTGGGAGCGGCGGGCCGCCTCGCGCGCCGCCTGGACGGCGGGCAGGAGCAGGGCGATCAGGACGGCGATGATCGCGATCACCACCAGCAGCTCGATCAGTGTGAAACCCCGATGGCGGGACATTGAGTGGACTCCCAACGAAGGCGGAAGGGGAACTCGGCCGATCGCTCGTCGTCCCGGGCGCGGAACCGGACCTTGATCTGAATTTCAGAAGCTCTGCACGGTGTGTCGGCTCGGCGGGCGAGCAAGCTCCACTGCATCGAGGCGTCGCCCGGACGGGTCGGTCATTTCATCCGATGGATTCGTTATTTAAGGACCGCCAGGCGCCTTGCTCCACGTTTGTCACCAATTTCGAAGGAAATCCAGGGACGCAGACGGGTCGACCGGACGGTCGGAGAGCTTCGATCGGGAGGGAGCGGCAAGACAAGATGTTTAATTATATCCGCTGAAGCATGGGTCGCCAAGGGTTCTGGAGAAACGTGCGGGTCGGGCACCTTGTGACGGGGTGGGCTGGAAATCCGTCCCGGAAGGAACCTGACGGATCGGACGAGGCCCTTTCCCCCTCGCCGAACCCGCAGCGCCGGAACAAGGGGAGGCACGGCACGAGGGCCGCCGGCGTCACATCCGGCCGGCCTGCGAAATCCAACAGCGTCCGACCGCCCCGCCCGCCCCCGGCCCCTTTAACAGAATATTCGGTTCGAGCTTTAGAAACGATCGGGCGTCGCCTCGGCTTTCGCGCCTGGACCTGGCGCGGGCGATACGCCTCGGACCGTGCTCAGCTTTCGACACTCTTCATTCAACTCCACCGAGTTCCGGCGGAAAGCCTTCGGGTGCCAAGGGTTCCGCGAACCCGTGGATCGGCGTCGGGCCGGTCACGAGCCGTCGTCCGACTCCCCGGCCGGTCCACGGGTTCAGAGAACCCGTGGCACCCGATCGCCGTCTCCCTACCCCCTTGAGCTGGTGGTGCTAAGTGAGGAGTCTGCAATTTTCTCCAACGGCCGGGACGGTCGCCGCTCCCGGTTTGGAGTTGGGGCCGGTGAGCACGAGAGCAGCCGGGTCGCGAGCGGGTGGGCGGATGGCTGCACTTTCGCCAGGCGCTTCGTTCCCATCGGGTGCCGGCTCGTCCGCGGCCGGCTCGAACGGGCCCGGCTCGTCCGCGGCGGGGGGCGGCGGGGCCAGGTCGGGCACGGTCGCGGCCGAAGCGGGCGAGGGGGGATGTTCGTTGAGTTGACACCCCACGACTCGCTCGAGTTGGGCCAGGGCCCGGCCAAGCTCGGATTCGAAGCGGGCGATCTGGAGTTCGACCTGGAGCAGCTCTCGCCAGGCGGTGACGAGGGTGAGGAAGTCCAGGTTCCCGGCGCGGTAGTCGCTCGCCGCGATCTCCAGGGCCTGGCGGCTCCGGGGCAGGTAGCCCGAGCGGAACAGGTCGATGACGTCGCGGCGGGACGTCGCCTCGGCGAGCAGCGACTTCACCGCCTCGTACGTCTCGTCTCGCAGGTTGTCGTAGCGGCGCGAGTTCGCGACGGCCCGCGCCTCCGCCTCGCGCACCCCGGCCGCGAGCTTGCCGCGGTAGACCGGCAGGTTGAAGCCGACCGTGAGGCCGACCATGTCCCGGCCGTCGGCCGTCGGGGACATGGCGTTGTCGCGGGTCAACGTCATGTAATTCAGGCCGACGTCGATGTTCGGGTAATACTTCTTGCGGGCGAGCTCGACCTCGCGGGTGTCGCGGACGACGGCGGCGAGTCGCCCCTGGAGTTCGGGACGGGCGACGACCGCGAGGCGGTAGAGCCGATCGACCTGGGCGGGGACGTCGGCGGTGGGGACCGTGGGCAGGGTGCGGAAAGCCGTCTCGGGGCTCACGTGGAGCTGACGAGCCAGGGCGGCGCGGGCCTCGGCGATCCCCTGGCGCGCCGTCACCAGCTCGCTCTCGACGTCGGTCACGACGTTCTCGGCCCGGAGCACGTCCTGCTGGCTGGTGTTCCCGGTCGTGAAGCGGACGCGGGCGATCTCGACGAAGTCGACCGCGAGCTTGCGGTTCTCGGCCAGGATCTGCTCGGATCGCTGGGCGAAGTAGAGGTCGTAGTAGGCCCGCTTCACCTCGGCGACCACCTCGAGCTGGGCCGCGGCGAGTTCCATCAGGGCGACCTTGACCTCCTGCTCGGCCGCCTCCCCGCGGAGCCGGAGCGTCCCGAACCAGGGGAACTGCTGGCTGATTATCATCTGATAGGGGTTGTAGCCCATCAGCGAGTACTGGGGGCCGTTCATCGGGAAGGGCCAGATGGTGTTCTCGACCATCGGGTCTTCCAGCGCGGTCACCTGCGGGATGCGCTCCTTCATCGCGAGCACGTTGAAGCGGGCGGCCTGCACGCCGCGGTTCTCGGCCAGGGCCCGGCGGATGAAGGCGTCGACCGGCTGCTCGCCGGCGAATTCCGGCGGGGCGGGGACCGGGTCGAGCGCCACGGCCATCGGCTCGTCGGGGTGAATTGGGCCGGGAGGATGCTTGACGGCGCTCTGGAGGTTCCGTTCGACCTCGACGTACGCCGGGAGCGGCCCGACCTGGGCGCAGCCGAGCATGCCGAGCACGAAGGGAGTCATCGTCCTTAAGGTCCAGCGTCGTGTCATCGCCATTCCTTCGCGAGACGCCGCAGTGCGCACCGTCGGCGCAGTCGGCAATTGCCGGTTCGATGAGCCCGAAGCTAACATCGGCGCCGACCACGGTTCGGATTCGGCGAAACAGTTTCGTCGTAGCGATTTTCCGGAGGGCCCGTCGCTCGCCTCGGGTCAGGCACCTCCCCCCCGTCGATGCGAACCGAAGCCCTCCCGGCGTCGTGGCCGTGCCGGTCGGCATCCCGCTCCGGCCCCTTTGTCTCTGTTCCGAGCTAGCCGAAGGGAGGCCCGCGAGGTATAATTTGGGGTGTCGTTAGGAAACGTTCATTTCGATATGCTGGTGTGATGATGCCCACGACCCGTCGACAACTCCGTCCCTTCCTGGTCGCCCTGCTGGCGATCGCGGGGATGGTGTCGGCGTCGGCCTGCACGACAAAGCCCGCATCGGCCTCCCGCACCTGCTGCGCGAGTCGGCCGTCGTCCGAGTGCGACTGCTGCGCCCCGGGCGAGATGCGGCCTTCTTCGGGTGTTGCGTCCCGCGCCGATGCGGCGATCGTCACCCCTGCCGCCCGCGCGATCGACCAGGCCCCTTCGGCCTCGTGCGAATGCCGGGCGAGCGAGCCCGCCGCTCCCTCCGAGCGTCCGGCCCAGCGGACCTCCCCCAACCACTCCGAGATCCAGGACCTCGGCCTTTCGGTCGCCGTCGCCCCGGCGCTCAAGTCCTCGCCCTCGCTCGCACGTCTGCTCTTACCGAACGAGAGCCCGCCCGGGTCACCGCTCTAT includes:
- a CDS encoding tetratricopeptide repeat protein, producing the protein MGSNRCAGAVRAVLLGFTSAAVLSGCNYTPPNRTTTAAGTFRPGATATKSTAKAGASSRRDSVERAAILESSIQLIKSAALKPGGDNFRLATQKLNQFFEGTPPVEYLVKTDVLRFLSRQLPSKMMEDLQAHQWSESRDARHIEDCMMYHDIASRVGGTGDDLARVRRVFDWTVEQVQLVPAGSMGTPQLPQVYARPYDLLLRGMGTESQGFWAERAWMFMALCRQLGVDVGLLTYSKGNTVESPIPKTGDFLSPFGPPRGERQPIVWICAALIDGEAYLFDARVGLPVPGPGGEGVATLRQALADPSILEAMNLPGLSPYETSRATLLASPTRIGVLIDSSQGYYTPKMKLLQNELAGSNRTILHHDPAAVEAHFAEVLGDRLGAVALWTLPLEVETRLFTDPNFVAATQQSLLFFRGEMPLLYARIKHLRGELAEAVSDYVSFRFSENATFVTNKNQVIPGAIQEGLDVYASYYLALAHLERKSLDQAELMFRKVLEMLPEPTSNDPPYYMFRWGAHANLGRIYESQGDSRRAIAHYTAMDPTMQYHGNLLRARSLVLEDPTQDAPDPLPPAPQAFARINAPAPKPEAPKAEGEAHQPEAAEAPKPEAAEAPKAEGEAPQPEAASPPADGNSEPPPASTPPGGAGVVE
- the kdsA gene encoding 3-deoxy-8-phosphooctulonate synthase, whose translation is MNVVPNPVTVGPVQIGNGQPLALIAGPCVMEPGDLTLRIAGRLVEICGELGVPLIFKASFDKANRTSGSSYRGPGLQAGLDVFRKVKAETGLAVTTDVHETIQAAPIAEVVDLLQVPAFLARQTDLLEAVAATGRAVNVKKGQFMAPWDMKNVVAKLQDFGAAGTLLTERGTTFGYGRLVNDMRAIPQMQETGAPVVFDATHSVQLPGGGEGGKTTAGQREMIPTLAKAAVAAGCDALFLEVHPDPDKALSDGPNSLRLDELPDLLRVLLRVREAIAG
- a CDS encoding diacylglycerol/lipid kinase family protein — protein: MTTPDDAPLDHGSSPGRRPSGGWVGVVANPGSGAGASRRQAERLVAALRGRDLDAEAAWTPAERAALVARADADPTCRCLVAVGGDGTVSALINEKPRTPITVLRTGTENLAAQHFQLRPDADWVARTIATGKVVPVDVGLADGRRFLLMAGFGFDGDVVTRHHQTRTAAGVVRTTHRVAYVEPILRASFSYDFPRIAVHIEDPGAEETLIGTTVFVFNIPRYALNLPFAPSACQDDGLLDLVVFRDPGPFQALYYLWRVVLGTHLKLSGVHHRRVRKVSLSSPGTVPVQIDGDPAGQLAPASLATSEADGPVRDLWTIEILPKALQVLVDPAWSPTARRTALAGGRLFR
- a CDS encoding DUF1559 domain-containing protein; translation: MSRSKTRGFTLIELLVVIAIIAVLIALLLPAVQAAREAARRIQCTNNLKQLGLGLHNYEGVAGALPPSMCMKGSGTTITWSNGWSVHGRLLPFLEQGSAFNSINFTLRYSVPENTTIGAMVIAAFLCPSEVNTQPRATTLARYGVNNYGWNMGDWYVWGGFAGAANGAPFQVNQSRTLAAFSDGLSNTVVAAEVKTYQPNLGNCGGLANVNNPNAQPSPAADPYTVAPEYNAGCTLATTGHTEWVDGAVHESGFTTAWTPNRRIVRTGGDQSQALDLIGSRESQGGPTFAAVTSRSYHPGGVNVLLADGSVRFIKDSINGDAWRALGSLRGGEVISSDSY
- a CDS encoding DUF1559 domain-containing protein, giving the protein MSRHRGFTLIELLVVIAIIAVLIALLLPAVQAAREAARRSQCVNNLKQIGLGLANYESAIGKYPIGTIFKDTNNCARVYQPYYNVFVMILPFIEQSAPYNALNFLSASGYRSVFNTTGYNTRIATYLCPSDLPNTPLDVSTGNIPNPQLSYAFCAGLADSQNYSLNSPAMCGLVEPDGMFGAGYCFGVNSVTDGLSGTIFIGESSRFRGEPEATPSGTPNYIPAYPFAGILYQPAWMNDTRPVGWATTATKINAPAQQFPLLGSSYYNPASSDDLANWYKIPQVQTYGQFGFHSQHSGGANALFGDGSVRFLKESTNLAVLNGLGTRNRGEVISADGY
- a CDS encoding TolC family protein; this translates as MTRRWTLRTMTPFVLGMLGCAQVGPLPAYVEVERNLQSAVKHPPGPIHPDEPMAVALDPVPAPPEFAGEQPVDAFIRRALAENRGVQAARFNVLAMKERIPQVTALEDPMVENTIWPFPMNGPQYSLMGYNPYQMIISQQFPWFGTLRLRGEAAEQEVKVALMELAAAQLEVVAEVKRAYYDLYFAQRSEQILAENRKLAVDFVEIARVRFTTGNTSQQDVLRAENVVTDVESELVTARQGIAEARAALARQLHVSPETAFRTLPTVPTADVPAQVDRLYRLAVVARPELQGRLAAVVRDTREVELARKKYYPNIDVGLNYMTLTRDNAMSPTADGRDMVGLTVGFNLPVYRGKLAAGVREAEARAVANSRRYDNLRDETYEAVKSLLAEATSRRDVIDLFRSGYLPRSRQALEIAASDYRAGNLDFLTLVTAWRELLQVELQIARFESELGRALAQLERVVGCQLNEHPPSPASAATVPDLAPPPPAADEPGPFEPAADEPAPDGNEAPGESAAIRPPARDPAALVLTGPNSKPGAATVPAVGENCRLLT